GGTGGTGGTGCATGAAAACCGGGGACTCAATCCGCACATAGAGGATGTGTGCAGAAGGGCGGGGCTGGCTGATTTTATTGCCCTGGCCCCGGATGCGCTAACGCCGCTTGGCGGGTATCCCGGCAACGACGATGACGGGAGGGCTCTGCAGCGGCAACGGGACCGCGAAGAGATGCTGGAAGATTTTATCGCGGCCTATGAATATCTGAAAGCCCACCCCGCATGCAGCGGCAACGTGGGCGTCGTCGGATTCTGTTTCGGCGGATGGATTTCCAACATGATGGCGGTTCGGGTTCCGGGTCTGCTGGCGGCGGTTCCTTTCTACGGCGGGCAGCCTGCTGCGGAAGAGGTATCCTCGATCCAGGCTCCGCTGGTTCTTCATTTTGCAGGGCTTGACGCGCGGGTGAATGCAGGATGGCCGGCGTACGAGGCCGCATTGATGGAGCACCAGAAAGAATATACGGCCCACTTCTACCCGAATGTGAACCACGGCTTCCACAATGACACCACTCCGCGTTATGACGAAGAAGCCGCCAGACTGGCCTGGAAAAGGACCATTGATTTCTTCAATGAGCGGTTGCGCGGATAGGGAGCTGTCCGGAACGTGACGGGCACGTTCACCCCCTGAAATCCAATCCGCGAAATCAAACGTATCCGTTACTACTCTTCCTCTTCTTCAGCCTGGCGTTGGGCGAGCTCCCGGTCGAGCAGGAAGAGGCTGGCGCCGGAATCGCCGACGAGGCGCAGGTCATCGATGATATCGCGGGCGGATTCTTCCTCTTCTATTTGCTCGTCGACGAACCATTGCAGCAGCGTCTGCGAGGCATAATCGCGTTCTTTGTTTGAGAGCGCGTAGAGGTCGTTGATGCGCCGGGTGATGTACTGTTCGTGCTCCAGGACGAGTTCGAAGATTTCGAGGGGCGTCTCGGCTTCGTACGCCGGCGTCGGCAGTGCTTTCAACCGCACGACTCCATCGCGTTGGAGGAGGTAATCGTAGAACTTGAGGGCGTGCTGTGTTTCTTCCTGCCACTGTAAACGCAGCCAGTGCGCAAAGCCCTTAAGGTTGAGTTGCTCCATGCGCGCCGCCAGGGCCAGGTACAGATAGGCGGATTCCAATTCAGCCTGGATCTGATCGTTGATGGCGTCCTGCATGGTTTGGCTGATCGAAGACGGTTTCGTTTTTTGCATGGAAATGGTCCGTAAGGGTTGGATAGTGCTTTACGTGTACTGCCGCGTCACGTCATGTCGCTTTGGCGAGCGGTTTTCGTTCGAAGAATACGTCGGAGGGCGTTCGGCTGTCAAGCCCTTGCTTACCTTGCTACTGTCCTGTGTACGCACCGGGTCGTTCTTAGGGCGCCTGTTAACACTATACAGCGGCGCTCTGCGGGGCCTAAACAAAGTAGCGCCAACCGCCTGTCGTTTTACAGCCGATTTTTTGTCGTTGCATATCCACAGGATTCGGAGCACCTTTTTATTGAATTTTGAAGATTTTGTGAAGAGGCATGGCCAACGGGCTATTTATTTGTATTAAGTCTAAATTGACAGCGCTTTATCAGGTTCTGTATTTACGGAAACGAATTCATGGCGCCCCTGACCAGCTTCGGCAACGGCAGCGATATCGAACTGGCCTTTTTAGGCCTTGAGCCGGCCACTGCACAGCGTGTGCGCGAACTCGGCCTGCGCGAAGGCGCGCATGTCGCTATCCTGCAAAACACCGACAAGTTGATTGTTCGTGTGTCCGGCTGCCGCATCGGCCTTCGGCGCGAACTGGCCATGCGCATCTTCGGAAGCCCGGCCGCCGCGTTATGACACTGAAAGAACTCGAGCCCGGCGAGTGTGGTATTGTGACCGGCTTCACAGGCCCTGTCCCGCCCGATCGTCTGTTGGAAATGGGCCTGTTGTCCGGTACGCGTGTCGAAGTCATACGGTATGCCCCGCTGGGCGATCCCATAGACCTGAAAGTGCGCGGATATCACCTCTCGATCCGCAAGCATGAAGCTGCGATGATCCGTGTTGAGCGGGCGTGAGCCTGTCTGTGCAGGATGGCGGCGGGTGAGGAGAAGATAACCGACTTCCGATATTCGCAATTTTCTGGTTCAATATCCCGATCCGGGGTTATCATTTCCGATGGTCGAACCTGAGCCGGTCCCCCCACTGACGGATACGCTGCCCGGCTTGCGCCGGGTTGCCCTGGTCGGCAATCCCAATGTCGGCAAGACGACCGTATTCAATCTGTTGACGGGTCGGCGTCAGAAAGTGGCCAATTACCCCGGCGTCACCGTCGAACGCAAGAGTGGGCGGCTTATCGGGACGGAAACCGTCGAAGTAGTCGATCTGCCGGGGACATACAGTCTTAACCCCAGGTCGCTCGACGAGCAGATCGCCTACGACATGCTCGTGGGACGCATTGAGGGCGAGACGCCGCCCGATCTGGTCGTTTGCGTGGTGGATGCTACCAACCTGGAGCGTAATCTGTATCTGGTTTCACAGGTGATGGACCTGGGTCTTCCGGT
The sequence above is drawn from the Bacteroidetes bacterium SB0662_bin_6 genome and encodes:
- a CDS encoding ferrous iron transport protein A, which gives rise to MTLKELEPGECGIVTGFTGPVPPDRLLEMGLLSGTRVEVIRYAPLGDPIDLKVRGYHLSIRKHEAAMIRVERA
- a CDS encoding ferrous iron transport protein A, with amino-acid sequence MAPLTSFGNGSDIELAFLGLEPATAQRVRELGLREGAHVAILQNTDKLIVRVSGCRIGLRRELAMRIFGSPAAAL
- a CDS encoding dienelactone hydrolase family protein, translated to MKNIENGRLGQEVFDLFDRYVHGKIDRREFMERVSRYAVGGLTVAAIIDYLSPDYAAAQQVRAGDPRLDEEYVEYDSPKGGGRMRGLLSMPVGNESRLPGVVVVHENRGLNPHIEDVCRRAGLADFIALAPDALTPLGGYPGNDDDGRALQRQRDREEMLEDFIAAYEYLKAHPACSGNVGVVGFCFGGWISNMMAVRVPGLLAAVPFYGGQPAAEEVSSIQAPLVLHFAGLDARVNAGWPAYEAALMEHQKEYTAHFYPNVNHGFHNDTTPRYDEEAARLAWKRTIDFFNERLRG
- a CDS encoding ferritin — protein: MQKTKPSSISQTMQDAINDQIQAELESAYLYLALAARMEQLNLKGFAHWLRLQWQEETQHALKFYDYLLQRDGVVRLKALPTPAYEAETPLEIFELVLEHEQYITRRINDLYALSNKERDYASQTLLQWFVDEQIEEEESARDIIDDLRLVGDSGASLFLLDRELAQRQAEEEEE